The window GATCGGTTTTAATGATTGAACTTTAATTATTTTACGATTAAAACGTCTGGCTTAGCGCTCCGAATGACGTAGTTAGTTACAGAACCAACCACTAGTTGTTCCACGGCGGATAAGCCGGTGGCGCCCATGACAATTAAGTCATCCTTGTGGTCTTCTGGGAATTCATGGGCAATAATCCGCTTCGGATTGCCGAACCGCATGTGAATGGAAACATCGGTTAAACCAGCTTTCACGGCTGTTTGTTTCAAAGTTTCCAAAATTTCCTTGGTTTGATCCGTCAACTTGTAAACCGTATCAGCAGAAACTGCGTTACCGTAGTTTCGGTTGAATTGCGTCACTTGGATGACGTTTAAGATGTCTAAGTGGCTGTTATTTTGTTTAGCTAATTCTACGGCGCGGTTCAAAACCGGCATGGTGTCTTCGCCGCCGTCTACAGGAGCTAAAATCCGTTTGTAATTCTCTGTCATTACGATCACCCCGTTATTCTATTTCCTTAACTATATCATTTTTTAGCCTAATTGACACGCACAGGAGGGTCATTTCAACCGAAAAAATAAAAAAGGGTTTGACAAGCAATAACGTCCGTGCTTAAATAATACCAACTCAAAAGAGAGGAATTTACTAATGAAGACTAGAACTTATTCAACTACAAATCGTGCCATTTTAGTCATTGCGTTTGTCTCCTAACCGGAATCTACGCAGGGACGATTTGTTAGTGCTCAGCTAGATTCACCAGGTGACTGTAGCTGAGCGGTTCTTCTAAGTTAATTCGAGAAGAAAGATTTAAAAGCTCGCTACCAGTTACACTGGGGGCGAGCTTTTTGTTTAGGCCGGGAATTCAATTAGTTAGAGGAGGAATTGATGATGCGATATGGAATCATTGGCGCCGGAGCCATGGGTTACCGGTACGGAGTTTTATTACAAGAAAAGGCGGGCGTTCCGGTTGATTTTATTGAAACTTGGGATCCGAACCGCGAACAAGTTCGTGAACAGGGAGGCGTCTACGTGTCTCGTGATCATGAGAATCGGCATCTCGTTCCGATTAACATTTACGCCCCAGAAGAGTACGACGGCCATCCTGATGTGTGGATTGTCTTTAAAAAACAAATGCAATTAGCCACCGAACTGGAACGGGACGCAGCCGCCGGTTTATTTACGGATGACCAGTACGTCTTTTCCGCCATGAACGGATTGGGCCACTTTGAAAAGTTAGCCCAGCATTTCAATCCCGACCAGATGCTCGCCGGAACGGCCATGATTGCGACCGTTTTAAACGGGCCGGGCGACGTGGATTTCATGGGTCCAGAAAACGGGGAAGCGATGCACATGGCTCCGTACAACGACCAAGCCCCGGACGAAACGATGGAAGAAATCTATGCTGACTTTCAACGAGCAACTTTAGGACCAGAGATGAGCAATAACTGGTTAGGAATGTGTTTGACGAAGGTGGCCTTTAACGCCGTTTGTAACACGCTTTGTACCATGTTTGAAATCAACATGGGGCAGTTTGGTGCCTACCCCGGCGCCGCGGAAATGGCCGTGCAACTCTTTAACGAAGCTCATGATGCTGCCGCTCGGGCCGGCATCAAAATGATTGAAAATCGGGGGCAACAGGTCCAAAGCGTGCTGGATTCCTGTGTGAAACTGAAGTACCACTATCCATCGATGTACCAGGACTTTTCGAAGGGTCGGCCCACGGAGGTTGACTACATTAACGGCTACATCGCGCGGTTAGGCCGGAAAAACGATTATCCGTGCCGGACGCACGAATTTGTCACCCACGAAGTTCATTTAGCCGAACAAATGCGGAACTCTAAAAATTAAACAAGCGAGGTCAAAATTATGCCATTTCATTATTCTAACTGTGTTCCTAAAAGCGATAGCAACGCTACCGAGGACATCTTAAAGGCGGCTGCCAATCCAAACGTAATCTCCTTTGCCGGTGGATTACCGGCTCCAGAACTATTCCCAGTTGCCGCTGTAAAAAAGGCCACCGATAAGGTTTTTGATCAATATGGGCAACAAGTTTTACAGTACGCGGGAACGCTGGGCTACCCCAAGCTACGCAAACAGATTGCACAAATCATGCAGGACCGGCAGGTAGATGCTAGCACTGATAACATTGCAATTGCGACGGGTTCCCAACAAGCCATTGATTTGGTGGCCAAAATGTTGATTAATCCGGGAGACGTGGTACTGGTGGAAGATCCCACCTACTTAGCAGCCTTAGACGTTTTTCGTTCCTACGGCGCTGATTTAGTCGGAGTCGCCATGGACGATGATGGCATGCAGATGGACGACTTGGAACAAAAGTTAGCCGCTCATCCAGATGCCAAGTTTATCTACACGGTACCGAACTTCCAAAACCCAACCGGCCGAACCATGACGGTTGCACGACGGGAACGGATGACGAAGATTGCTGATGCGGCTGGAGTTCCCATCGTGGAAGACGACCCGTACGGAGCCATCCGTTACGCAGGTGAGATGTTACCTCCGATCAAGCACTACGACCACACGGGGAACGTGGTTTCCATCAGTTCCTTTTCTAAGATGTTAGCTCCGGGACTCCGGATTGGGTGGTTAACGGCCGAACCGGCTTTCTTAAAGAAATATACGTTACTGAAGCAAAATGCTGATTTGCACACTGACAATTTGACCCAGTACATCATCTCCCAATTCTTGATGGATGAAGATTTGCCAGCGCACATCAAGAAGATTACGGATGTTTACGAACACCGCGCAAAGTTGATGTTAGCTGAGATTGACCGGGAATTTCCGGATGACGTTTACCATAGTCAACCCGAGGGTGGCATGTTCATCTGGGTGGAAGTGCCCGGCAACATTTACAGTGATGAGTTAGCCAAACGGTGCTTGGAAGCCAACGTGGCCGTGGTACCGGGCTCTGCATTTTACTCAGGAAAGGCTCAACCGGGAACCTTCCGGCTGAACTTCTCCAACATGAATGACGATCAAATCAAAGTGGGAATCAAACGGATTGCCCAGGTGTTGAATGATTTAGGTGCTAAATAATGATGCTTGTCCTTCGCTTTCAATGACCGACAATAGTCAGCTTGACGAAAATTCGGTATACTGAAAGGGAAAAGGATGGGATGGCAATGAAAATTAAACGACTTACCTGGTGGACTCTGTTGACATTAGGCTGTTTCTTACTTCTGAACGCCGTGCTGAGTCTAGGGATTTTTCGGAGCAGCGTGGCTTCTTTCTGGCGGTCCGAAATTGCCGCCGTTGTCATGATTTTGTTACCGTTAGCGGTCGCCTGGTTGGGGATCCGCCTGGGTCTCTACGTATTAGCGCTGGTGCAAGCGCTCTACGTGTTGGGCTACTGTAATGCCGTGTACCGTCTAATTCAGCTTCCACACTTAGGATTGCCAGTCCGCTTGGGCGGGCTCGTCTTGGTAGTGGGAGCGCTGGGAGTACTGTTATACTGGTTCCGGTTGGCTTGGCAAGTTCGTCAATCCTTAACCAAGGAACGAGTGCAGCGCTACCTGAAATTTAGAAAATAGCGAGGATTTTCATGAAGATTGAAGAAAATGACTTTGTCACGGAAGCAGAAGCCGGAACGTACGCACACAAAACGGTTACGTCGTCGTTGGCAGATTTAAACGAAGCAACGAGCCAAACGTTGCGGCCGTTGGTTGAATTTGTGGAAGCAGCCGTGAACTCTGATAAGTTAGCTAGTGCCGACTTACAGGTCAGCGATGCGGATATCTTAGTACAACTACAGACATCGATTATTAATCTCCCGTTGGCATACGGGAAGAACATCCACAAGATCATGGTGGGTGATGGTGAAGTCGACGTGAACGTGTACATGATTATTGCGGCTCCAGAGATTAACCGCTCCAAGTTGCGAATTGATGAGTTAATGGCCGCTGAGCAATTGGTAAAGGATCCCGACCAAGCGTTAAATCAGTTTACGGACTGGCTCGAAGCTCAGTTAACCACGCTGGCCGAAAACCAACAGGCCGCCGCGGAAGAAGCAGACTAGCTAAATTAAAGTTAGTTTGCTATAATAAAGGCATGCGACGAGCCGCATAAGCATAGCTTATGATGGGAACCACATTAACTGCCGAATTGCAGGTGGTTTGACTAGGCAGTGATGTGAACACTTACCAAGTCCACTTGGGAAACTAAGTGCCGAACAAAAAAGCACCTCTGATTTTTAAATCAGAGGTGCTTTTTTATTTACTTGTAATTTTAAAATAATCTGTCTGGGTTAAGCCCATGTAGTGGGCGTCCCGGTAGGACCCGGCTGCAAAGAACTGGTCCTTAATTGTCCCTTCAATGTGAAAGCCAAACTTTTGGTAGATGTGCAGTGCTGGCGCGTTAGCGACATCAACGTACAGATAGAGTTTGTGGAGGTTCAACTGGGCAAAGGCTAAGTGGAGCAATTGTTCCATAGCGGCCTGGGCATAACCATGACCGTTTTCGTTATCCAACAGGGCAATTTCAAATTCACCGACGCGGGCAATCGGATCTAAGTCAATGATTTCTACTAGTCCGACACCGTGGTGTGGGGTTTCGGTGGTTTGAATCGTCTGACTGACAATCTGGGGGTCAGTGGTATGCTGTTTTAAAAAGTCACTGACCTCATTTGCACCCAGTAGGGGTGGTTTAAACCAAAACCGTTGGGTGCTGGCTTGTTGAAACAAGGTTTGAATCAAGTCGTAATCAGCGGGTTCCGTGGTGAGGGGCTGTAAAAAGATGGAAGTGGGCATTGCATTTCTCCTATTTGACTAAGTAAACGCGATCGTTAATTAAATCGAAGTGGGGCAGGTACTGATTGAGCTGTTCAATCCCATGGTCATTAACCAACTCGGCGTGTTCCCAAAAGGCCGGGGAATTCGTGGCACCGTCCTTTTCGCCAATCACAATCAGCTGGACCTGATGACCGTCACGGCGGATGGCGGCTAAGAGTTCGTCATCAACCGGCACTCCGTCGGGCGACCAGCTCATGATGATGTAATCGACCTGATCCTTGTATTTTTCGTAGGCCTCCAGAGCGTTGAGCTTTTCAATCGGAGCTACTTGGTGCTTACCAGTTTCGTTTTCCGATTGCCATTCAAGGCTGTCGGTCCCAATCACGTTGGCCTTTTGGTCCAGGAGCCCCTTGGTAATGTAGCCGTTGCCGGCCATCACTTCTAACGCCGGCTTACCGTCTAGATATTGAGCCAGCTGTTGGGTAAAGGACGACGAAATATAGGCCCACATCCCGTAGTGTTCCTCTAAGTAATCCCGAAACGAACGCAGGTCTTTGTCTACCTGGGGCAGTAGATTGGAAATTCGATCCCACTCGCGGTCACCAGCCGGATCGCCCAGCGCATAGCGGTCGTTGACCCGCTGGTACAGACGATCCTGGATGTCATCCGGTAAAGTTAGATTAGGTAAGTCCTGGGGTAACCGGCCAGCTTGCAGGAGCTGATCCGCCATCAAGGCGTGGTTTAGCAGGAACTTCACCTCCGGATAGTGGTCAAAGGCCTTGCGGTCGGTCTGTAACCGTTGAATGTAGTCCGGAGTTTTTTTGACTGGCGGATGATTCTTTTGAAAGTTCTTCAGTAATTTTTTTCGTTTCATTGTTGCTCCTAGGATTAATAGTTTAAATCAAGCTCCTCTTGGGTATCACGACCATCGTCGTGACGGCCCTTTTTTCCGTGCAAAAATCCATCGATTAGTTGGTAAATCTCATACCGATCGTTTCCAGTTAACAGTTGCTCGTTAAAGTAGAGGTCCGTTCCGGAAATGAATAGTTTGGATAAGTCCGTCTTTTCGCTGTCGACTCGTCCACTGAGATAGTCCATCGAAATCCCAAAGTAGGTCGCTAATTTGCGGACCTCTACATACGATGGGTTGCGGATGCCGCGCTCCCAGTTGCCAATTTGGGATGCGGTGTTTTCGTGCCGCTTATCACTTGGAAACATTTCGTTTAGTTCAGTGGCTAGTTCGGCTAGGGTAATGTGTTTTCCGGTCCGTAAGGCCTTCAGTCTTTCTGGGAACATAGCACGACCTCCTTTTTCTTAATATTATACTTCATCCATCCCTAAATGATAGGGGGCTCCGTTTTAAATTAGAGGGTTAAATGGTATGATTAAAGTATAAAAATTACTAAAGAAGGGAGGGATTAGATGCTGTATTTAGGAATTGCGGTTGTAACGTTAATTCTGGGCTTGGTGGTTGGTTATGGTCGTGAAAACCACCAGTTGAATCACCGCCTATCAAAAGCGACTGCCCAAGCCGAGCAAATCGAACAGGAGAACCAGCACCAGATTAAACAAGCGGTGCAGGCCATCCAAACTAAGGTGGAAACGGACGTGGCTGAGCATCAGGACGAGGTCAACGAAGAAATTGACGAGCAAGTCGTTGAAAACCAACTGCGCCAGGAACGAGTTGAATTGCAGGAAAAGAGTTTGCAGAGTTTTGCCAGTCGGTTAGAGAAAAGTGAGCAGAACGTGCAACGGGAGCAAACCGAATTGCAGGAGCTGGAGCAGACCATTGACCAAACGCAGCAACAGGCCGACCAGTTGGTTCAGCAACGCACCGATCTACTTCATGAAAAGAGTGGATTGTTGCCCGAGCAAGCCGAACAGACCGTGTTGAACATGACCCAAACCGCGTTACAACAGGATTATGAACAATCGGTTCGAGATGAACACGAGGAACACGTATTGACGGCCACGAAGGAAGCCCGCCAGTTAATGGTGGAAGCCATTCAAAATGGACCAATCGACGTGCCGCGCGATCACATTGACCGCAACGTGATTATTCCAGATGAGGGGATGCGTAATAAGATTACCGGGAAAAACGAGCAACGATTGCGTCTGTTAGAAACGTTAATCGGAGTGGATTTAATCTTCAATCCTGATAGTCCAGAAACCCTAATCATCAGTACGAACGATCCGATTCGTCGGGAAATTGCTCGAGGCACGATTAACGAATTAATCACGGCGCGGCAACTGAATAACGCGGTGATTGAAAACGTGGTTCGTAGTACCGAACGGCAGGTAATTGAGCAACTTCGTTTGACCGGAGAAGAAACGTGTGCAAACCTCCACTTAGGTTGGGTGCATCCGGATCTGATGAAGCTAATCGGACGCTTGCAGTACCGAACTAGTTACGGGCAAAACGTTTTGCAACACTCGGTCGAAGTAGCCGAACTCTGTGGGATTATGGCTACGGAGCTAGGTGTGAACGTCCGTCTCGCTAAACGGGCTGGTCTGCTCCATGATATTGGAAAAGCGGTTGACCGCGAGGTAAATGGCACCCACGTGGAGTTGGGAGTGCAAATTGCTGAGGCCTATGGAGAAGAAGAGTCCGTGGTGGATGCGATTGCATCATCTCACGGAGACGTCGATTCTGAAACCACGATTTCTGTCCTAGTCCGAGTGGCCGACTCCATGTCGGGAGCGCGGCCGGGCGCGCGGAGTGAATCCGTGGAAGAATATTTGAACCGACTCAAGGGCTTAGAACGAATTGCCAACGCTCATCCAGAAGTAAAGGATAGCTATGCAATTCAAGCCGGTCGGGAAATCCGGATGATGGTTGATCCGAAGGCCAGTGATGATGAGCAAACGGAGCAGTTAGCTCAACAGGTTTGTGCGCAAATCGAAGCTGAACTGACGTATCCCGGTAAAATCAAGGTAACGGCGATTCGTCGGTCGAACGCCGTTCAGTACGTGGGTGGCAAACAAGTCCCACGGAAAAAACACGTTAGTTAAAATCCGTTTCCGCCGGGAACGGATTTTTTTAGTAATGTGACATTTGGAGGAATGCGTGGACCGATTGCGTGGGATTACGTCGTTCTGTTGTCCGCATGTTGAGTTTTAGGGACAGTTCTCGGTATAATAAGTTTTAATGAAGCCCAAACAACTGGAGGAATTATTAGCTGATGATTAAACAAACCAAAGCGTTTCACCTAGCCATTTTAGCCCTGTTCATTGCCATTGTGATTTTACAAAGTTTTGTTCCGTTTCTGGGATACATTCCGGTCGGACCGATTAACATTACAATTGTGCAGATTACCGTAATCATCGCGGCGGTATTGCTAGGACCAAAGGATGGCGCCCTCTTAGGACTGGTGTGGGGACTTTTGTCCTGGGTTCGAGCCTTTGTGGCGCCCACGAGTCCCCTGAGTACGCTGGTGTTTACTAACCCATTGGTTTCGGTGGTCCCGCGGGTTTTAGTGGGCCTCTTTGCCGGGTACGTCTTTTTGTGGCTCACGCGGGCCCACTGGCGCCAAACCTGGGCGTTAATTGTGACCGGGGCCGTGGGTTCGGCGTTAAATACCCTACTGGTAGTGGGCTTAATCGGGATTTTCTATCGCACCCCCGCTGTGGCGCACGCGTATGGAGTTTCTAGCCCCGCTTTACTGGGGAACGTATTGATGACGTTGGTCGGGACGAATGGAATTCCGGAACTAATCCTGTCAGCAATCGTGGTGCCAATCATTGCCACCCCGTTGCTGAAACTCTGGCGCCGGTAATGAAAGGAAAATAGGATGGAAAAGCATACGGGCATTAGGTTCGATCACGTTCAATTTCACTATCCGCATCAGGCTGACCCGGTGTTGCAAGCGATTAACTGGCAGATTCCTACAGGCAGTTGGGTGTCGCTATTGGGTAATAACGGGAGTGGGAAATCGACCCTGTTGAAACTGTTGGTGGGGCTAGAGTGGCCCCAGTCTGGAACAATTACCATCAACGGTCAGCCCGTCCAACCAATCACTCAATCCGTTAATCCGACTGTCGGAATGGTCTTTCAAGATCCCGATAATCAGTTTGTGGGGGCGACCGTAGCCGATGATGTGGCGTTCGGATTGGCGAATCAAGATTTAGATCAGGCTGAGTTACAACAGCGGGTCCGAGAATCGCTCCAGTTAGTCGAGATGGAAACAGCCTTAGACCGAGCTCCGGACCAGCTCTCCGGAGGCCAGAAACAACGAGTGGCCGTTGCCAGCGTGATGGCGCGTCGGCCCGCGGTGTTATTGTTAGATGAAGTTACCAGCATGCTGGATCCGCAGGGACGCCAGGAGTTGATTACGCAACTGCACCAACTACACCGGCAGTTTGGCATCACCGTCATTGAGGTTACCCATCAACCAAACGAGGCGATGCTAGCCGACGAAGTCGTGGTTTTACACGATGGTAAAATTGCCATGCAGGGAAAGCCTACCGCTGTTTTAAGTCAAAGTGAGCAGCTAGCGGACTGGGGACTGCAGGCCCCGTTGCTGTACCGGTTGCGCACTTGGCTAGCAACTCAAGGTTATTTCGTTTCGGAACAACAGGCGGCAACCAGCGCTGATTTGAGGGACGCTTTATGGCAATTGAAATCAAAAATTTAACCCACTGGTATCCAGATCAACCAACGGCGGCCTTGCAATCAATTTCGCTGACCATACCAGATCACGAGATAACCGCTATCGTGGGGAAGACCGGAAGCGGGAAATCGACCCTGATTAAGCATCTCAATGGTCTTTTACAACCAACGACGGGAGAAATTGAAATTGTGGGGCAACGGTTAACCCAGCGTAGTTTGGCGCGGGACTTACAACGAGTTCGTCAGCAAGTCGGCATGGTGTTTCAAAATCCGGCTCAGCAGCTCTTTGCAAAGACGGTGCTGGACGACGTGATGGCGGGACCAGTGGCATTAGGAATGGAACGAGATCAAGCCCAGCAACGAGCACAGACGGCGCTGCAGTTGGTGCATTTTCCTGTGCGGCTACAGAGCCAGGATCCCGTCTTACTTTCCAGTGGACAACAGCGCCGGGCAGCGATTGCTGGTGTTTTAGCCTTAGAACCACAGGTGGTAATTTTTGACGAACCCACAGCCGGATTGGATGCCCAGGGACAACGCGAGTTACTGCATTTATTACGTGACTTGCAAAGTGTGGGACGTACCATCATTATGGTGACCCACGAAATGGACCTTGTGGCCCAGTTAGCTAGTCAGGTAGTAGTGCTTGCGAACGGGCAATTGGCGTTTGCTGGCGCGCCCCGGACGCTATTTCAATCTGAACCGGAGTTGGTGCGATCCACTAATTTAGTACTGCCCGAACCACTGCAGGTGGCACAAACACTGGATACTACTACGCCCAGGTCGGAACTACCGTTGACAGAAACTGAATTACAGCGCTGGCTCTTACGTTACTTAGGAAGGGATGATGACCATGGCTCCACATCGGGATAATTGGGTGCGCCAGTTGACGCCGGGAACGCAATTAATGAGCATCCTCCTGGGACTTTTGGCTGTCTTTTTGAACCAGAAGCTAGGGTTAGCGTTCTTGTTGCTGCTGGGAAGCTTCGGGTTGGTTAAGTTGTCCGGTTTCAGCATGCGACGTTTTCTCCGGCGCATTCGTTTATTCGTCTTCTTTCTGATTTTAACCGCATTCTTTCAATTACTCTTGGTGCATACGGGTCCAATCTTGTGGCAGTGGGGGATTTTGCAGGTGACGGCCGGGAGTTTACGAGTAGCGCTGCTTTTGCTTGCTAAGTTTGGCACGGCCCTGGTGGTACTGAACCTTTTGACGTTAATTGCCAATCCGGTCGCAATGACTGCTGCTTGTGAACGGGGACTGGCCCCGCTTCAAAAGGTGGGCATTCCGGTGGGAGATGTTGCGTTAACCCTCAGCATTGCGTTTCGGTTTGTTCCCACTCTGACCAATGAGTTTCAGACGGTCACCGCGGCACAACAGGCCCGGGGGATTACCTATCGCACTGGTCCGCTGAAACAAAGAACCCAGGCGCTTTTAGCCGTGTTCCTACCGGTGCTCGTGAATAGTTTTCGCCGGGCCGAGGATTTAGCTGCAGCGATGCTCCTCCGGGGCTATGATGGGAAGCATCGATTACCTCAGTACCTGATTCCTCAACGAACGGGCAAGGACTGGTTCACGTTTGGAACGAGCTTATTACTTCTAGTATTAATCGTCGGGATTAATTATTTATAATTAAAAAACAGTTATTTCATCGCGAAATAACTGTTTTTTAATTGCTATTTAATTACTTTAAAGTTGCGGGTGTGATCGGCCTTCACTTCAGGATGCTTTTGCAAGTACTTGGCAATCAGGTTGCTCATCGTAATCGTGTCATACCGAATCACCTTATCTTCACTATACATTGGGTAGTGGCCCCCTCCGACGGCCCGGTAGGTATTTAAGACGATCTTTAATTTCATTTTATTGGTCACCGGTTTGCCGTGGTAGGTCGGATTAATGACGCGTTTCCCAATCGGATTAGAAACCTTAATCGTATAGTCAATTCCAGCGTACATGTCGTAGTTGTAATCACGAATTTTAGGATGGTGATACTTGGGATCAACGATAATTTGGTCGTTTTTAATTGTAAAGTATTCGGCCGTTTTTTCAAGCGCCGCCTTTAAATCAGCTCCCGTAATTTCTAACAATGAGAGGGTGTTGGGGTAGACGTAGTTTGTGATAATGTTGCGCATTGTGATCGGATTTTCAAAACCCCGAGCTTCGTTCGAAAAGAGGGCGGTAGCCGAAACGTCACAGCCCATCGTTTCCATCTGGACCTTTTGAATGAAGTTGACGAAGGCCGAACCGTGGAGCCGAACCTGGAACGGATCGTCGTAGGTCATGCTGCCATCAATGTGAGCCAAGGGAAGGGCTAGCCACTTTTCAACGTTGGCTTCCGTTGCCGTAAAACTGTCGGCCGTTGTGGCATCCGGTTTAGCGTCGCCCGTCTTAATCAATTTTTGGTGACTCTTTTGCACTTGGTAGCGCCCGTTTACGCGTTCGAGGTCGAGTTGAATTCGGCCAACGTAACTGCCCCGGTGTCCTGGCTGGACGTAAGGAATCCCAAATAACTTACCGGCGAGCGCCCGGTGTTGGTGCCCCGTTGCCATCACGTCAATGCCCGGCACTTGTTGCATAATCGCGTAGGCCTCGTTTTCACCATCAATTTTATCGTTTGGTTTTCCGTCACTTAGATCACGTTCAAACCCACCGTGGTAGAGGACCACCACGACGTCTGCTTTTTCCCGCATTTCGGGAACGTACTTCTGGGCCGCTTCTAACGCGGAGATAAATTTTAAATTGTGAATACTCGCCTGGTTTTCCCAGGCATCCACGGATTGAGTGGTAAGCCCTAGGACCGCCACCTTTAAGTCTCCAAAGGTTTTAATGGCATAGGGATCTCCAAACGCGGGGGTTCCGTCAGCGTTTAAAATGTTCGCGGACACGAACTGGCGCTGACTGCCCGCAATGGCATTTTTCAGGTACTCTTGTCCGTAGTTAAACTCGTGATTACCAACCGTCCCAAAGTCATACTCGATGCTATTAAAGGCCGCGTTAATGGCAGTGGGAGCCACCGCTTTTTCGACCTCAGCTTGATAGTAAGCGAGCGGTGATCCTTCCAAAAAGTCACCGTCGTCGAGGGTCAAGTGATACTCACTTTTTTCTTGCTCCCGCTTTAAAATGGTGGCCGCTTTTTCCAGGCCAAAGGGCTGATTAGCGTGGGGCTTAACGTAATTCGTGGGTGCCAAGAAGCCGTGCGTATCGCTAGTGGTTAAGATTGTCAATTTCATGTGCAGCCCTCCATCGGATTGTAGAATGTTTAAATTATAATATTAAAAAGCGTTCGTGTAAATTAAGTAAAGTAATTATTAAGTTTTAAAAAGTGCGTTGAACTCTTGGATTATTATGATAAGATAGAGTTGTCTAATAAATAGTCAATATTTGTCAGACGTACTTTATGTCACATGCTTTGCATGAGGAGGTAGGCTGATAATGTTAAACTTATATGTTGCACCAAGTAGCGCATCTAGTCGGAAGGCTCGGGCTTGGTTAAAAGATCATGACATTCCCTTTAAAGAAAGAAACATTAATTCAAAACCATTAAATGCTGCCGAAGTAAAACACATTTTACGGTTAACTGAAAACGGGAGTGAAGACATCATCTCCACTCGTTCTAACATTTTCAAGAAGCTGCACTTAAACTTGGATGACTTGTCCTTAACTCAATTAGTTGACTTACTGGTTAAGTACCCAGATTTAATCAAGCGGCCGATTATCTTTGATGACAAGCGGCTCGAAGTGGGTTACAACGAAGAAGAAATTCGTCGTTTCTTACCACGCAGTATTCGGCAAGCAGAACTCAAAGAACTAGAAGCAAAATTAAGTTAATAATTACTATGGGCGCCTTG of the Fructilactobacillus cliffordii genome contains:
- a CDS encoding energy-coupling factor transporter ATPase, with the protein product MEKHTGIRFDHVQFHYPHQADPVLQAINWQIPTGSWVSLLGNNGSGKSTLLKLLVGLEWPQSGTITINGQPVQPITQSVNPTVGMVFQDPDNQFVGATVADDVAFGLANQDLDQAELQQRVRESLQLVEMETALDRAPDQLSGGQKQRVAVASVMARRPAVLLLDEVTSMLDPQGRQELITQLHQLHRQFGITVIEVTHQPNEAMLADEVVVLHDGKIAMQGKPTAVLSQSEQLADWGLQAPLLYRLRTWLATQGYFVSEQQAATSADLRDALWQLKSKI
- a CDS encoding ATP-binding cassette domain-containing protein, giving the protein MAIEIKNLTHWYPDQPTAALQSISLTIPDHEITAIVGKTGSGKSTLIKHLNGLLQPTTGEIEIVGQRLTQRSLARDLQRVRQQVGMVFQNPAQQLFAKTVLDDVMAGPVALGMERDQAQQRAQTALQLVHFPVRLQSQDPVLLSSGQQRRAAIAGVLALEPQVVIFDEPTAGLDAQGQRELLHLLRDLQSVGRTIIMVTHEMDLVAQLASQVVVLANGQLAFAGAPRTLFQSEPELVRSTNLVLPEPLQVAQTLDTTTPRSELPLTETELQRWLLRYLGRDDDHGSTSG
- a CDS encoding energy-coupling factor transporter transmembrane component T family protein, translating into MAPHRDNWVRQLTPGTQLMSILLGLLAVFLNQKLGLAFLLLLGSFGLVKLSGFSMRRFLRRIRLFVFFLILTAFFQLLLVHTGPILWQWGILQVTAGSLRVALLLLAKFGTALVVLNLLTLIANPVAMTAACERGLAPLQKVGIPVGDVALTLSIAFRFVPTLTNEFQTVTAAQQARGITYRTGPLKQRTQALLAVFLPVLVNSFRRAEDLAAAMLLRGYDGKHRLPQYLIPQRTGKDWFTFGTSLLLLVLIVGINYL
- a CDS encoding bifunctional metallophosphatase/5'-nucleotidase codes for the protein MKLTILTTSDTHGFLAPTNYVKPHANQPFGLEKAATILKREQEKSEYHLTLDDGDFLEGSPLAYYQAEVEKAVAPTAINAAFNSIEYDFGTVGNHEFNYGQEYLKNAIAGSQRQFVSANILNADGTPAFGDPYAIKTFGDLKVAVLGLTTQSVDAWENQASIHNLKFISALEAAQKYVPEMREKADVVVVLYHGGFERDLSDGKPNDKIDGENEAYAIMQQVPGIDVMATGHQHRALAGKLFGIPYVQPGHRGSYVGRIQLDLERVNGRYQVQKSHQKLIKTGDAKPDATTADSFTATEANVEKWLALPLAHIDGSMTYDDPFQVRLHGSAFVNFIQKVQMETMGCDVSATALFSNEARGFENPITMRNIITNYVYPNTLSLLEITGADLKAALEKTAEYFTIKNDQIIVDPKYHHPKIRDYNYDMYAGIDYTIKVSNPIGKRVINPTYHGKPVTNKMKLKIVLNTYRAVGGGHYPMYSEDKVIRYDTITMSNLIAKYLQKHPEVKADHTRNFKVIK
- the spx gene encoding transcriptional regulator Spx; the protein is MLNLYVAPSSASSRKARAWLKDHDIPFKERNINSKPLNAAEVKHILRLTENGSEDIISTRSNIFKKLHLNLDDLSLTQLVDLLVKYPDLIKRPIIFDDKRLEVGYNEEEIRRFLPRSIRQAELKELEAKLS